The following proteins are co-located in the Solanum pennellii chromosome 8, SPENNV200 genome:
- the LOC107028261 gene encoding EG45-like domain containing protein, which yields MKMGRFVICFILLSLFYISLVLGDIGTATSYNSPYTPTKCGGNRSDQFPSGNLFVAVSEGLWDNGAACGRRYRLRCLSGNNRPCKEGTIDVRVVDYCTKRPCPSTIALSTDAFAQISNSHNAKINIEYVQ from the exons ATGAAGATGGGTCGATTTGTCATATGCTTTATCCTCCTAAGTTTATTTTACATTAGCTTAGTCTTGGGAGATATTGGCACAGCTACTTCTTATAATTCCCCTTATACAC CGACGAAATGTGGCGGGAACAGGTCAGATCAGTTCCCGTCGGGGAATCTATTTGTGGCAGTGAGCGAAGGGCTGTGGGATAACGGGGCGGCGTGTGGGCGGCGTTACAGGCTGAGATGTTTGAGTGGAAATAATAGGCCATGCAAGGAAGGAACAATTGACGTGAGAGTTGTTGACTATTGCACCAAAAGGCCATGTCCTTCAACTATTGCTTTGTCAACTGATGCTTTTGCTCAAATATCAAATTCTCATAATGCTAAAATCAACATCGAATATGTCCAGTAA